Proteins co-encoded in one Coxiella burnetii genomic window:
- the waaA gene encoding lipid IV(A) 3-deoxy-D-manno-octulosonic acid transferase, whose translation MRYLYTLLFYAASPFVLLRMLWRSRRVEGYRHRLCERFGYIKSLDSDTPSLWLHAVSVGEVIAAVPLIKALLNHYPHYSLMVTTTTPTGSSQVQKNFKDRVRHVYLPYDLPGPVKRFLKRVHPQLAILMETELWPNLLHYTNKRNIPVLLANARLSERSLQGYQKIAAVVRKMLTQISCVAAQSPADGERFVRLGLSKDRLLVTGNVKFDLHLPTSVIQEGKSLRKSWGERLTLMAASTHEGEEIIVLEAFRRLRTEFPDAFLILAPRHPDRFTKVARLCENAGFSIVRRSLQQSPTQKTDILLGDTMGELGRLYAVSDVAFVGGSLVPVGGHNLIEPAAIRLPIISGPQLQNFVLISELLKRAQALLIVNDSESLCHVVSRLFKSPEERSALGERAYQVSAANTGAVNKHMRWISRQLISPNS comes from the coding sequence ATGCGTTATCTGTATACTTTATTATTTTACGCTGCCTCGCCCTTTGTGCTGCTGCGTATGTTATGGCGATCGCGACGGGTCGAAGGTTATCGTCATCGTTTATGCGAGCGTTTTGGATACATCAAGTCGCTTGACTCTGATACCCCTTCTCTGTGGCTTCATGCCGTCTCGGTGGGGGAAGTGATCGCTGCCGTTCCGCTCATTAAAGCGCTGTTGAACCATTATCCTCATTATTCCTTGATGGTCACTACAACCACCCCCACAGGTTCTTCGCAAGTCCAAAAAAATTTTAAAGACAGGGTTCGTCATGTCTATTTGCCGTATGATCTTCCAGGTCCCGTCAAACGTTTTTTGAAACGCGTGCATCCTCAATTAGCGATTTTAATGGAGACCGAACTTTGGCCTAATTTATTGCATTATACAAATAAGCGAAATATTCCCGTGCTATTAGCCAACGCCCGTTTATCCGAACGCTCGCTTCAAGGTTACCAAAAGATAGCCGCCGTCGTGCGAAAAATGTTAACGCAAATTAGCTGCGTCGCTGCTCAAAGCCCAGCGGATGGAGAGCGTTTTGTTCGCCTGGGGCTTTCAAAGGATCGATTGCTGGTCACGGGCAACGTGAAATTCGATCTTCATTTGCCCACTTCCGTTATCCAAGAAGGAAAATCGCTTCGAAAATCATGGGGCGAGCGCCTGACGCTCATGGCAGCCAGCACCCATGAAGGTGAAGAAATTATTGTGCTGGAAGCCTTTCGCCGACTCCGTACTGAATTTCCCGATGCGTTTTTAATCCTAGCACCACGCCACCCCGATCGGTTCACGAAAGTAGCCCGGCTGTGCGAAAACGCTGGCTTTTCAATCGTGAGGCGAAGTCTCCAACAATCCCCGACACAAAAAACGGACATCTTATTGGGGGATACCATGGGAGAATTGGGCCGACTTTATGCAGTAAGCGACGTCGCCTTTGTCGGTGGCAGCCTGGTTCCGGTTGGCGGGCACAATTTAATTGAACCTGCCGCTATTCGGCTTCCTATTATTAGCGGGCCTCAATTGCAAAATTTCGTGTTGATTAGTGAGTTGTTAAAAAGAGCGCAAGCCTTACTGATCGTCAACGATAGCGAAAGTTTATGTCACGTGGTTTCTCGGTTATTTAAAAGCCCTGAAGAAAGAAGCGCTTTAGGAGAGCGAGCCTATCAGGTCAGCGCGGCGAATACCGGTGCTGTGAATAAACATATGCGATGGATCAGCCGTCAGTTAATTTCACCGAATTCGTAA